One genomic window of Pseudomonas chlororaphis subsp. piscium includes the following:
- a CDS encoding sulfite exporter TauE/SafE family protein — MSMVELLGQWSWGASGWLAIGLGIALAYIVFGIAGFGTALVAGPVLILFMPLSKIIPLLVLLDFVAAFGNLLPARRDVDRSELVRLLPCMALGCTLGVIFLLNLKSDLLLLLMGLFISAYAVYSLWVKARPKALAAGWAIPMGTVGGTFGALFGSGGFLYAIYLNSRLPKDAARATQSALISCSTVVRLSLFAIAGVYAQLPLLLLALCLLPAMALGLWMGRRLTMKLSREAFVRLVTWLVLASGIALIGRYLST; from the coding sequence ATGAGCATGGTCGAGTTGTTGGGGCAATGGTCGTGGGGGGCGAGTGGCTGGTTGGCGATCGGCCTGGGGATCGCCCTGGCCTATATCGTGTTCGGCATTGCCGGGTTCGGCACGGCGCTGGTGGCCGGGCCGGTGCTGATCCTGTTCATGCCGCTGTCGAAGATAATCCCGCTGCTGGTGCTGCTGGATTTTGTCGCGGCCTTCGGCAATCTCTTGCCAGCGCGGCGGGATGTCGATCGCTCCGAGCTGGTGCGCCTGCTACCGTGCATGGCTCTGGGCTGCACCCTGGGGGTGATCTTCCTGCTCAACCTCAAGTCCGACCTGTTGCTGCTGTTGATGGGGCTGTTTATCAGCGCTTATGCGGTGTACAGCCTGTGGGTCAAGGCAAGACCCAAGGCGCTGGCGGCGGGCTGGGCGATTCCCATGGGGACCGTGGGTGGGACGTTCGGGGCGCTGTTCGGCAGTGGCGGCTTTTTATATGCGATCTATCTGAACAGCCGCCTGCCCAAGGATGCGGCGCGGGCCACCCAGAGTGCATTGATCAGTTGCAGCACGGTGGTACGCCTGAGCCTGTTCGCCATTGCCGGCGTTTATGCGCAGCTGCCTTTATTGCTGCTGGCGCTGTGTTTGTTGCCGGCGATGGCGCTGGGCTTGTGGATGGGGCGGCGGCTGACCATGAAGTTGTCCCGCGAGGCGTTCGTCCGGCTGGTGACCTGGCTGGTGCTGGCCAGCGGCATTGCCCTGATCGGCCGTTACCTGAGCACTTGA
- a CDS encoding LysR family transcriptional regulator produces the protein MISTRQLRYFVEIADSGSFSAAAERLFIAQSALSRQIKELETHLKTPLFERTARLPRLTAAGEAFYPRARNLLDELNKASELATQVGQGQLGTLRLSHSSTVSMSGRLLRAISGYLEQCPGASMDIATLSSEAQLEEVAEGRLDIGLLRLPVLRQREGVRITPLFSERLLLAVPPNHPLALDPPEQGVDLAQLRDEAFISIPHPQRGGLSYLSAELCMRQGFFPKAARVLSRKTTQLQLIQAGFGIALLPESMQDIAPASLRFLPLADPACQSTVALACRQDPTPLVKQFIEHFHGALTP, from the coding sequence GTGATTTCAACCCGCCAACTGCGCTACTTCGTGGAAATCGCCGACAGCGGCAGTTTCAGCGCGGCCGCCGAACGTCTGTTCATTGCCCAGTCCGCCCTCAGCCGGCAGATCAAGGAACTGGAGACCCACCTCAAGACCCCGCTGTTCGAGCGCACCGCGCGCCTGCCCAGGCTGACTGCGGCGGGCGAGGCCTTCTACCCGCGCGCCCGCAACCTGCTCGACGAGCTGAACAAGGCCAGCGAACTGGCGACCCAGGTCGGCCAGGGGCAACTGGGGACATTGCGCCTGAGCCACTCCAGCACGGTGTCCATGAGCGGCCGCTTGCTGCGGGCCATCAGCGGTTATCTGGAGCAGTGCCCGGGCGCCTCGATGGACATCGCCACCCTGTCTTCCGAAGCGCAGTTGGAGGAAGTCGCCGAAGGCCGGCTGGATATCGGCCTGCTACGGCTGCCGGTACTGCGCCAGCGCGAGGGCGTGCGGATCACGCCGCTGTTCAGCGAGCGCCTGTTGCTGGCCGTGCCGCCGAATCACCCTCTGGCGTTGGATCCTCCCGAGCAAGGCGTGGATCTGGCGCAACTGCGCGACGAAGCCTTTATCTCCATTCCCCATCCACAGCGTGGAGGCCTGAGTTACCTGTCGGCCGAGCTGTGCATGCGCCAGGGCTTTTTTCCCAAGGCGGCGCGGGTGCTGTCGCGCAAGACCACCCAGCTGCAATTGATCCAGGCCGGATTCGGCATCGCCCTGCTGCCCGAATCGATGCAAGACATCGCACCCGCCAGCCTGCGCTTCCTGCCCTTGGCAGACCCGGCCTGCCAGAGCACGGTCGCCCTCGCCTGCCGGCAGGACCCGACACCTCTGGTCAAGCAGTTCATCGAACACTTCCACGGCGCCCTCACGCCCTAA
- the xseA gene encoding exodeoxyribonuclease VII large subunit yields the protein MIKDPFARLGLDREVLTVSQLNGRARVLLEDVFSNIWVEGEISNLARPASGHVYFTLKDSGAQVRCALFRQNAARVRQALKDGLAVKVRGKVSLFEGRGDYQLILDTVEPAGDGALRLAFDALKEKLSAEGLFSTERKVPLPAHPQRIGIISSPTGAVIRDIISVFRRRAPQVALTLIPTAVQGREATAQIVRALKMADARGFDALILARGGGSLEDLWCFNEEAVARAVDACVTPIVSAVGHETDVSISDFVADVRAPTPSAAAELLAPDSSDLRHRVESLHRRLVMRMRDRLLRDRLRLEGMARRLRHPGERLRQQAQRLDDLDMRMRRAFERSLNTRRERLIRLETRLAGQHPGRQLALLRQRLDSLAERLPRAMREGLKSRRLQLQSQMQTLHVVSPLATLGRGYSILLDERGQAIRSAAQTQPGQRLKARLGEGELQVRVEDNHLTPVTLSLLD from the coding sequence ATGATTAAAGATCCCTTTGCAAGACTCGGCCTGGACCGCGAAGTCCTGACCGTCAGCCAGCTCAACGGCCGTGCGCGGGTGTTGCTGGAAGACGTGTTCAGCAACATCTGGGTCGAAGGCGAAATCTCCAACCTCGCCCGCCCGGCGTCCGGCCATGTGTATTTCACCCTCAAGGACAGCGGTGCCCAGGTGCGCTGCGCGCTGTTTCGGCAAAATGCCGCGCGGGTGCGCCAGGCGTTGAAGGACGGCCTGGCGGTCAAGGTGCGCGGCAAGGTCTCGCTGTTCGAGGGCCGCGGCGACTATCAGCTGATCCTCGATACGGTCGAACCGGCCGGCGACGGCGCCCTGCGCCTGGCTTTCGATGCCCTGAAGGAAAAGCTCAGCGCCGAAGGCCTGTTCAGCACCGAACGCAAAGTGCCGCTGCCGGCCCATCCCCAGCGCATCGGCATTATCAGTTCGCCGACGGGCGCGGTGATTCGCGACATCATCAGCGTGTTCCGCCGCCGCGCGCCACAAGTGGCCCTGACCCTGATCCCTACCGCCGTGCAAGGCCGCGAGGCGACCGCGCAGATCGTCCGCGCCCTGAAAATGGCCGATGCCCGGGGCTTCGACGCGCTGATCCTGGCCCGTGGCGGTGGCTCCCTGGAAGACCTCTGGTGCTTCAACGAAGAAGCCGTGGCCCGGGCGGTGGATGCCTGTGTCACGCCAATCGTCAGCGCCGTGGGTCATGAAACCGACGTCTCGATCAGCGACTTTGTCGCCGACGTGCGCGCACCGACGCCCTCGGCGGCCGCCGAATTGCTCGCACCGGACTCCAGCGATCTGCGACATCGGGTCGAAAGCCTGCATCGACGCCTGGTGATGCGCATGCGCGATCGCCTGCTGCGCGATCGCCTGCGCCTGGAAGGCATGGCCCGGCGCCTGCGCCACCCCGGCGAGCGCCTGCGCCAGCAAGCACAGCGCCTGGACGACCTGGACATGCGTATGCGCCGGGCATTCGAGCGCAGCCTCAATACCCGCCGCGAACGCCTGATCCGCCTGGAAACCCGACTCGCCGGCCAGCACCCCGGGCGTCAACTGGCGCTGCTGCGACAACGCCTCGACAGCCTGGCCGAACGCCTGCCACGGGCCATGCGCGAAGGCCTGAAATCCCGGCGCCTGCAACTGCAAAGCCAGATGCAGACCCTGCATGTGGTCAGCCCGCTGGCTACCCTCGGCCGTGGCTACAGCATCCTGCTGGACGAGCGTGGCCAGGCCATTCGCAGCGCCGCACAGACCCAGCCGGGCCAGCGTCTCAAGGCCCGCCTTGGCGAAGGCGAACTGCAGGTCCGGGTCGAAGACAATCACCTGACGCCTGTCACCCTTTCTTTACTGGATTGA
- a CDS encoding peptidoglycan DD-metalloendopeptidase family protein, with protein sequence MPRFLSSLLLLCLTFNAHADSYITRLLNKPVPGGVAVIDLGSAAQAPKASYQGKPLLVVKEQNNWLAIVGIPLTVKPGTQQISAGGRSLNFGVTSKKYPEQHITLKNKRQVNPDPADLKRIDAELAEQVRAYRSFSPNTPSNLLLDKPVSGPLSSKFGVRRFFNGEERNPHAGLDFAVPAGTPIKTPAAGKVILIGNYFFNGNTVFVDHGQGFISMFCHMSKIDVKVGQQLARGGVVGKVGSTGRATGPHMHWNVSLNDARVDPAIFIGAFQP encoded by the coding sequence ATGCCGCGCTTTCTGAGCTCCCTGCTGTTGCTGTGCCTGACCTTCAACGCCCACGCCGATAGCTACATCACGCGCCTGCTGAACAAGCCGGTGCCCGGCGGCGTGGCGGTGATCGACCTGGGCAGCGCCGCCCAGGCGCCCAAGGCCAGCTACCAGGGAAAACCGCTGCTGGTGGTCAAGGAACAGAACAACTGGCTGGCGATTGTCGGCATCCCCCTGACCGTCAAGCCCGGCACCCAGCAGATCAGTGCTGGCGGTCGCAGCCTGAACTTCGGCGTGACCAGCAAGAAATACCCGGAACAGCACATCACGCTGAAGAACAAACGCCAGGTCAACCCCGATCCGGCCGACCTCAAGCGCATCGACGCCGAGTTGGCCGAGCAGGTTCGCGCCTACCGCAGTTTTAGCCCCAATACGCCGAGCAACCTGCTGCTGGACAAACCGGTGAGCGGCCCGCTGTCGAGCAAGTTCGGCGTTCGCCGCTTCTTCAACGGTGAGGAGCGCAACCCACACGCCGGGCTGGACTTCGCGGTGCCCGCCGGGACGCCGATCAAAACGCCGGCGGCCGGCAAGGTGATCCTGATCGGCAATTACTTTTTCAATGGCAACACCGTATTCGTCGACCATGGCCAGGGCTTTATCAGCATGTTCTGCCACATGTCGAAGATCGACGTGAAGGTCGGCCAGCAACTGGCCCGCGGCGGCGTGGTCGGGAAAGTCGGCTCCACCGGGCGCGCCACCGGACCGCACATGCACTGGAACGTCAGCCTGAACGACGCCCGGGTCGATCCGGCGATCTTTATCGGTGCCTTCCAGCCCTGA
- the leuA gene encoding 2-isopropylmalate synthase has product MSMLKDPSSKYRAFPTINLPDRTWPSKTITSAPIWCSSDLRDGNQSLIEPMDAVKKLRFWKTLVAVGVKEIEASFPAASQTDFDFVRTLIEGGHIPDDTTIQVLTQAREDLIARTFESLRGAKKAIVHLYNATSPSFRRIVFNQDKEGVKEIAVNAAKLFVKYAAQQPETQWQFEYSPETFSATELEFAKEVCDAVIEVWNPTPANKVILNLPATVEVATPNIYADQIEWFGRHINRRDSVLISLHTHNDRGTGVAATELGLMAGADRVEGCLFGNGERTGNVDLVTVALNLYTQGIDPELDFSDIDGVRKVVEECNQIPVHPRHPYVGDLVHTAFSGSHQDAIRKGFAQQKSDALWEVPYLPIDPADIGRSYEAVIRVNSQSGKGGIAYLLEQEYGISLPRRMQIEFSQVVQRETDRLGLEMTAQQIHALLHSEYLQANTPYALVSHRLQEENGHSAVEVEVSGKGQGETNLHWRGKGNGALEALVAGLPVPVEIMDYNEHAIGAGTNAKAAAYIELRVNGERAVHGVGIDENITTASFKALFSALNRSLSQLDAKAA; this is encoded by the coding sequence ATGAGCATGCTCAAAGACCCTTCCTCGAAGTACCGCGCGTTCCCGACCATCAACTTGCCGGACCGCACTTGGCCGTCGAAGACCATCACCAGCGCGCCGATCTGGTGCAGCTCCGACCTGCGTGATGGCAACCAGTCGTTGATCGAGCCGATGGATGCGGTGAAGAAGCTGCGTTTCTGGAAAACCCTGGTCGCCGTCGGTGTGAAAGAAATCGAGGCCTCCTTCCCGGCTGCTTCGCAGACCGACTTCGACTTCGTGCGTACCCTGATCGAAGGCGGGCACATTCCGGACGACACCACCATCCAGGTGCTGACCCAGGCCCGTGAGGACCTGATCGCCCGTACCTTCGAATCGTTGCGTGGGGCGAAGAAAGCCATCGTCCACCTGTACAACGCCACCAGCCCTTCGTTCCGCCGCATTGTCTTCAACCAGGACAAGGAAGGCGTGAAAGAGATCGCGGTGAACGCCGCCAAGCTGTTCGTCAAATACGCCGCCCAGCAGCCGGAAACCCAATGGCAGTTCGAATACTCGCCAGAGACCTTCAGCGCCACTGAGCTGGAGTTCGCCAAGGAAGTCTGCGACGCGGTGATCGAGGTCTGGAACCCGACGCCAGCCAACAAGGTGATCCTCAACCTGCCGGCCACCGTCGAAGTCGCCACGCCGAACATCTATGCCGACCAGATCGAATGGTTCGGCCGCCACATCAACCGTCGTGACAGCGTGCTCATCAGCCTGCACACCCACAACGACCGTGGTACCGGTGTAGCCGCCACCGAGCTGGGCCTGATGGCCGGCGCGGACCGCGTCGAAGGCTGCCTGTTCGGCAACGGCGAACGTACCGGCAACGTCGACCTGGTCACCGTCGCCCTGAACCTCTACACCCAAGGCATCGATCCAGAGCTGGACTTCTCCGACATCGACGGCGTGCGCAAAGTGGTCGAAGAGTGCAACCAGATCCCGGTGCACCCTCGTCATCCGTATGTCGGCGACCTGGTTCACACCGCCTTCTCCGGCTCGCACCAGGATGCGATCCGCAAGGGCTTCGCCCAGCAGAAATCCGATGCGCTGTGGGAAGTACCCTACTTGCCGATCGACCCGGCCGACATCGGCCGCAGCTACGAGGCGGTGATTCGCGTCAACAGCCAGTCGGGCAAAGGCGGTATCGCCTACCTGCTGGAACAGGAATACGGCATCAGCTTGCCGCGTCGCATGCAGATCGAGTTCAGCCAGGTAGTACAGCGTGAAACCGATCGCCTGGGCCTTGAGATGACCGCCCAGCAGATCCACGCGCTGCTCCACAGCGAATACTTGCAGGCCAACACCCCGTACGCGCTGGTCAGCCACCGCCTGCAGGAAGAAAACGGCCACAGCGCCGTGGAAGTGGAAGTGTCCGGCAAGGGCCAGGGCGAAACCAACCTGCACTGGCGCGGCAAGGGCAACGGCGCCCTGGAAGCCCTGGTGGCCGGCTTGCCGGTTCCGGTGGAAATCATGGACTACAACGAGCACGCCATCGGCGCGGGTACCAACGCCAAGGCAGCTGCCTATATCGAACTGCGCGTGAACGGCGAACGCGCGGTGCACGGTGTGGGTATCGATGAAAACATCACCACCGCCAGCTTCAAGGCCCTGTTCAGCGCGCTGAACCGCTCCCTGAGCCAGCTGGACGCCAAGGCCGCCTGA
- a CDS encoding amidohydrolase, with amino-acid sequence MRDLSALPNLNVALIQTSLVWHDRQANLEHFELLLEQARGADLIILPEMFTTGFSMESEALAEAENGPTSKWLRSQAARLGAVVTGSVIIQAADGSHRNRLLWARPDGEVWHYDKRHLFRMAGEHDHYTPGERQVQFELKGWRVRPLICYDLRFPVWSRDARDTDLLLYTANWPGARRQHWNRLLPARAIENLCYVAAVNRVGSDGKGFTYTGDSQVLDFQGETLLCAGEADGVFQVCLNAADLAAYRARFPAYLDADTFEFTQA; translated from the coding sequence ATGCGTGATCTGAGTGCTTTGCCCAATCTGAACGTGGCGCTGATCCAGACCTCCCTGGTCTGGCACGACCGCCAGGCCAACCTCGAGCACTTCGAGCTGTTGCTCGAACAGGCCCGGGGCGCCGATCTGATTATCCTGCCGGAAATGTTCACCACCGGGTTTTCCATGGAGTCCGAAGCCCTCGCCGAGGCGGAAAACGGTCCGACCAGCAAGTGGCTGCGCAGTCAGGCCGCCAGGCTCGGTGCGGTGGTCACCGGCAGCGTTATTATCCAGGCTGCCGATGGCAGCCATCGCAACCGCCTGCTGTGGGCTCGCCCTGACGGTGAGGTCTGGCATTACGATAAACGTCATTTGTTCCGCATGGCGGGCGAGCACGATCACTACACGCCGGGTGAGCGCCAGGTGCAGTTCGAACTCAAGGGGTGGCGTGTCAGGCCGTTGATCTGTTACGACCTGCGTTTTCCAGTGTGGAGCCGCGATGCCCGGGATACTGACTTGCTGCTGTACACAGCCAACTGGCCGGGGGCGCGGCGTCAGCACTGGAACCGCTTGTTGCCGGCCAGGGCCATCGAAAACCTGTGTTATGTGGCCGCGGTCAATCGGGTCGGCAGCGACGGCAAGGGGTTTACCTACACCGGGGATAGCCAGGTGCTGGATTTCCAGGGCGAGACGCTGCTCTGCGCGGGGGAGGCCGACGGGGTATTCCAGGTCTGCCTGAACGCCGCGGATCTGGCCGCCTATCGCGCGCGCTTTCCAGCCTACCTCGATGCGGACACCTTCGAGTTCACCCAGGCTTAA
- a CDS encoding pyridoxal phosphate-dependent aminotransferase, producing the protein MITSKLPNVGTTIFTQMSQLAVETGALNLSQGFPDFDGPQALRDAVARHIASGHNQYAPMTGLPALRQQVAAKIARSYGVQVNADTEVTITPGATQAIFCAIQAVIQAGDEVIVFDPCYDSYKPSVELAGGRCVHVQLGLNDFAIDWQKLGAALSPRTRMIILNTPHNPSGALISRVELDQLAALIRDRDIYLVSDEVYEHLVFDGIPHASVLAHEELYQRAFVVSSFGKTYHVTGWKTGYVVAPPALSAELRKVHQYVSFCGVTPLQYALADYMAEHPEHVEELPGFYQAKRDLFCDLLGPSRFSFTRVAGTYFQLVDYSQIRPDLNDVEMAIWMTREHGVATIPVSVFYREPPQGQRLVRLCFAKREETLRQAAEKLCVI; encoded by the coding sequence ATGATCACCAGTAAGCTGCCGAATGTCGGCACCACCATCTTCACGCAAATGTCGCAGCTCGCCGTGGAAACCGGCGCGCTGAATCTGTCTCAGGGTTTTCCCGATTTCGATGGCCCGCAAGCCCTGCGCGATGCCGTCGCCCGACATATCGCCAGCGGTCACAACCAATACGCACCGATGACCGGCCTGCCGGCCTTGCGCCAGCAAGTGGCGGCCAAGATCGCCCGCAGTTATGGCGTGCAGGTGAATGCCGACACCGAGGTAACCATCACTCCGGGCGCCACCCAGGCGATCTTCTGTGCCATCCAGGCGGTGATCCAGGCCGGTGATGAAGTGATCGTCTTCGATCCTTGCTACGACAGCTATAAGCCTTCGGTGGAGCTGGCCGGCGGGCGTTGTGTGCATGTGCAGCTGGGCCTGAACGATTTCGCCATCGATTGGCAGAAGCTCGGCGCAGCCCTGAGCCCACGTACGCGGATGATCATTCTCAATACGCCGCACAACCCCAGCGGTGCCTTGATCAGCCGTGTGGAACTCGATCAGTTGGCGGCGCTGATTCGTGATCGGGATATCTACCTGGTCAGCGACGAGGTGTACGAACACCTGGTGTTCGATGGCATCCCCCATGCCAGCGTGCTGGCCCATGAAGAGCTGTACCAGCGGGCATTCGTGGTCAGCTCTTTCGGCAAGACCTACCACGTGACCGGCTGGAAAACCGGCTACGTGGTTGCTCCGCCGGCCCTGAGCGCGGAGCTGCGCAAGGTGCATCAATATGTCAGCTTCTGCGGCGTGACCCCTTTGCAGTACGCTCTGGCGGACTACATGGCCGAACACCCGGAGCATGTCGAAGAGCTTCCCGGCTTCTATCAGGCCAAGCGTGACCTGTTCTGCGATCTGCTAGGGCCTTCGCGGTTCAGCTTTACCCGGGTGGCCGGTACTTACTTCCAACTGGTGGACTACTCGCAGATCCGCCCGGACCTGAATGACGTAGAGATGGCGATCTGGATGACCCGCGAGCACGGCGTCGCGACCATTCCGGTGTCGGTGTTCTACCGCGAGCCACCGCAAGGACAGCGTCTGGTAAGGCTATGCTTTGCCAAACGTGAGGAGACGCTGCGCCAGGCAGCGGAGAAACTATGCGTGATCTGA
- the der gene encoding ribosome biogenesis GTPase Der: protein MVPVIALVGRPNVGKSTLFNRLTRTRDAIVGDLSGLTRDRQYGEAKWQGRTYILIDTGGISGDEHGMDEKMAEQSLLAIEEADVVLFLVDAKAGFTAADQMIGEHLRKRNKTSYVIANKVDNIDPDMARAEFAPLGMGDAIPIAGAHGRGITQMLEIALREFPKDDADEPEEGEEEVVAEGEEAKRIPGPSEKDGIKIAIIGRPNVGKSTLVNRMLGEDRVIVYDQPGTTRDSIYIPFERNEEKYTLIDTAGVRKRGKIHEEVEKFSVVKTLQAIKDANVVIFVMDAREGVVDHDLNLLGFALEAGRALVIALNKWDGMDPRERDYVKTELERRLFFVDFADIHFISALHGTGVGNLYQSVQNSFKSAVTRWPTSRLTQILEDAVSEHAPPMVNNRRIKLRYAHLGGANPPLIVIHGNQVEKVPKSYVRYLENTYRRVLKLVGTPIRIEFKGGENPYEGNKNTLTDRQVNKKRRLMTHHKKAEKKRKDKR from the coding sequence ATGGTTCCCGTAATCGCCCTGGTGGGCCGACCGAACGTCGGCAAGTCCACCTTGTTCAACCGCCTGACTCGGACTCGCGACGCCATTGTCGGCGACCTGTCCGGTCTGACCCGTGATCGCCAATACGGTGAGGCCAAGTGGCAAGGGCGTACCTACATTCTGATCGACACCGGCGGTATCTCCGGTGACGAGCATGGCATGGACGAAAAGATGGCCGAGCAGTCGCTGCTGGCCATCGAAGAAGCCGATGTCGTCCTGTTCCTGGTAGATGCCAAGGCCGGTTTCACCGCGGCCGACCAGATGATCGGCGAGCACCTGCGCAAACGGAACAAGACCTCTTACGTGATTGCCAACAAGGTCGACAATATCGACCCTGACATGGCGCGTGCCGAGTTCGCCCCGCTGGGCATGGGCGACGCGATCCCGATCGCCGGTGCTCATGGCCGCGGTATCACGCAGATGCTGGAAATCGCCCTGCGCGAGTTCCCGAAAGACGACGCAGACGAGCCGGAAGAGGGTGAGGAAGAAGTCGTTGCCGAAGGCGAGGAAGCCAAGCGCATTCCAGGCCCGAGCGAAAAAGACGGGATCAAGATCGCCATCATCGGCCGGCCGAACGTGGGCAAGTCCACCCTGGTCAACCGCATGCTCGGCGAAGACCGGGTCATCGTCTACGACCAGCCGGGTACCACCCGCGACAGTATCTACATTCCCTTCGAGCGTAACGAAGAGAAGTACACGCTGATCGACACCGCCGGTGTGCGCAAGCGCGGCAAGATCCACGAGGAAGTCGAAAAGTTCTCGGTGGTCAAAACCCTGCAGGCGATCAAAGACGCCAACGTGGTGATCTTCGTCATGGACGCCCGCGAAGGCGTGGTGGACCACGACCTGAACCTGCTGGGCTTCGCCCTGGAAGCAGGTCGGGCCCTGGTCATTGCCCTGAACAAATGGGATGGCATGGACCCGCGCGAGCGTGACTATGTGAAGACCGAGCTGGAGCGCCGGCTGTTCTTCGTCGACTTCGCCGATATCCACTTCATCTCGGCGTTGCACGGTACTGGCGTGGGTAACCTCTACCAGTCGGTGCAGAACTCCTTCAAGTCCGCGGTTACCCGCTGGCCGACCAGCCGCCTGACGCAGATTCTCGAAGACGCCGTGAGCGAGCACGCGCCACCGATGGTCAACAACCGTCGCATCAAGCTGCGTTATGCCCACCTGGGTGGCGCCAACCCGCCGCTGATCGTGATCCACGGCAACCAGGTGGAGAAGGTGCCGAAGTCTTATGTGCGCTACCTGGAAAACACCTACCGTCGTGTTCTGAAGCTGGTCGGTACGCCGATCCGCATTGAATTCAAGGGTGGTGAAAACCCGTACGAAGGCAACAAGAACACGCTCACCGACCGTCAGGTCAACAAGAAGCGTCGTTTGATGACGCACCATAAAAAGGCCGAGAAGAAGCGCAAGGACAAGCGCTGA
- the bamB gene encoding outer membrane protein assembly factor BamB: MRDVIRWKHAALLALAVLAAGCSSNSKKELPPAELVDFKEEVVLQKQWSRSVGDGQGETYNMLVPAIDGSTIYAADVTGVVEALDRMNGDVKWKQDLELPVSGAVGVGYGLVMIGTLKGEVVALDASSGEEKWRARVTSEVLAPPSTNGDVVVVQTQDDRVIGLDAATGNQMWVYDSTPAVLTLRGTSAPITTNRLAVAGLSTGKVVALDIRNGVPVWEQRVAIPQGRSELDRVVDIDGGLLLSGGTLYVASYQGRVAALDLESGRPLWQRDASSYAGVAQGFGSVYVSLSSGTVESVDERSTTALWSNDSLARRQLSAPEVFSSYVAVGDLEGYLHLLSQVDGRFVGRERIDSDGLRARPLVVGNMIYVYGNSGKLEALTIK, encoded by the coding sequence ATGCGTGACGTGATCCGTTGGAAACATGCAGCATTGCTGGCTCTGGCCGTTCTGGCCGCGGGTTGCAGCAGCAACAGCAAGAAAGAATTGCCACCTGCCGAACTGGTCGACTTCAAAGAAGAAGTGGTCCTGCAGAAACAGTGGAGCCGTTCGGTCGGTGACGGCCAGGGCGAAACCTACAACATGCTGGTTCCGGCGATCGACGGCAGCACCATCTACGCCGCCGACGTCACTGGCGTGGTAGAGGCGCTGGATCGCATGAACGGCGACGTCAAATGGAAACAGGACCTGGAGTTGCCTGTGTCCGGTGCCGTTGGCGTAGGTTACGGCCTGGTCATGATCGGTACCCTCAAGGGCGAAGTGGTTGCTCTGGACGCTTCGAGCGGTGAAGAGAAATGGCGCGCGCGGGTGACCAGTGAAGTACTGGCTCCGCCGTCCACCAATGGCGATGTGGTTGTGGTCCAGACCCAGGATGACCGTGTGATCGGCCTCGACGCCGCCACCGGCAACCAGATGTGGGTCTATGACAGCACCCCGGCGGTACTGACCCTGCGTGGCACCAGCGCGCCAATCACCACCAACCGCCTGGCGGTCGCCGGTCTGTCGACCGGTAAAGTGGTGGCCCTGGACATCCGCAACGGCGTGCCGGTGTGGGAACAGCGCGTGGCCATTCCGCAAGGTCGTTCCGAGTTGGATCGTGTGGTCGACATAGACGGTGGCCTGCTGTTGTCCGGCGGCACCCTGTATGTCGCCAGCTACCAGGGTCGCGTAGCGGCGCTGGACCTGGAAAGCGGTCGTCCGCTCTGGCAGCGCGATGCTTCCAGCTATGCGGGTGTCGCTCAAGGTTTTGGCAGCGTCTATGTGAGCCTGTCTTCCGGCACAGTCGAAAGCGTCGACGAGCGTTCCACCACTGCCCTGTGGAGCAACGACTCGCTGGCCCGCCGTCAACTGTCGGCCCCGGAAGTCTTCTCCAGCTACGTGGCGGTCGGTGACCTGGAAGGTTACCTGCACCTGCTGAGCCAGGTGGACGGTCGTTTCGTCGGCCGTGAGCGTATCGACAGCGATGGTCTGCGTGCGCGTCCGCTGGTGGTGGGCAACATGATTTATGTGTATGGCAACAGTGGCAAACTGGAAGCCCTGACCATCAAGTAA